The genomic region GGCGCATCAACGATCGCCACTTTATCAATATGGCCACCGCGGGGGTGGGCGCGACGGTCACCGCCGAGACCTCCCGTGGCTTTAAAGATGTGGCCGGAAGTCTGGCCTATTTTGTCAAAGCCATTCCCGCGGCCTTTGATATGCCGGTGCATCATCTTAACGCCCGCGCCCCGGGGCTGGAGTGGGAGGGGGAGGCGGCGTTTATCTTTGTGGGAAATGGCCCGCAGTCCGGCGGTGGCTGGAACTTCTGCCCGGCGGCCCAGATCGACGATGGGCTGCTCGATCTGGTGATCGTGCCGGCGATGGGGCTCACCGAGATGATCGCGCAGATGCGCGAGCTGGTGAAACAGCCCGACGCTGTCGATTGTCATGACATCATCTACCGTCAGGTCAAAGAGGCGCATCTTCGTTTTGAAGAAGAGGTGCCCCTGAACCTCGACGGGGAGAGTTTTCCCGGGCAGGAGTTCAAGTTCTCGGTGATTCCGGGAGTTCTTTCTTTTCTGGGCCCGCGCGCGCCGACGGTCTCCGCGGAGGATGATGGTGCAGAGAGCGACCAGGGTGGCGCGAAGGTTCTGGGCGAAGAAGGCGAAATTCGGCCAGATCCGCGCGCTTGAAACAAGATGTGAACTCGTTTGGCAAAGTGGTGCGGCGAGCCTATGGTTTGTCGGCACCGAGGAACATGTGTGCAGGATCGGGGGATGAAAGCGTTGATAACTGCGTCAGGAGATGATGTGAGCGACGAGACGATTTTTTCGAAAATCATTCGCGGGGAGCTCCCCTGCGACAAGGTCTATGAGACCGACGAGGTGCTGGCGTTTCGGGATATCAACCCGGCCGCGCCGGTGCACGTGCTGGTGATTCCCAAAAAGCCCATCGTTAACGTGGGTCATGCTGAGGAGGATGACGCGCTGCTTCTCGGCAAGCTGATGCTCGCTGCAAAAGAGGTCGCGCGTCTGGAGGGCCTTGAGGAGAGCGGCTTTCGGCTGGTGGTCAACAACGGCGCGGAGGTGGGGCAGACCGTCTTTCATCTGCACGTGCATGTGCTGGGCGGGCGCGACTTCTCCTGGCCGCCGGGCTGAGCCTGACAGGCCCGTGGGAAGACGATGTGGCGTTGAGAAAGCGGCGATGAGGCCCGGCCGTGCGAGGGTGAGTTGCGCGCGTCTGCGGCGTTGAGATGGCGACGTATATAAAGGGAGTTGGGTGATGGCAGAAGCCTATGTGTATGAAGCGGTGCGAAGCCCCATCGGGCGTCGAAAGGGCGGGCTTTCGGAGGTGCGCCCCGATGAGCTGGCTGCGGCGGTGTTGCGCGCGCTTGTGGAGCGGGCCGGGGTGGATGCGGCCGAGATCGAAGATGTGATCATGGGCTGTGTGACCCAGCTCGGGGAGCAGGGGCTCAACATCGCGCGTAATGCGACGCTGGTGGCGGGCTTTCCGATCACGGTCTGCGGCACCACCGTCAACCGGATGTGCGGCTCAAGCCTGACCACCATCAACTTCGCGGCACAGGCGGTGATGAGCGGCGCGCACGATCTTGTGGTGGGTGCCGGCGTGGAGTCGATGAGCCGGGTGGCGATGGGCTCGGACAGCGGCCCCTTAAGCGATCTTCTCACCGATCGTTTCGACATCGTCTCCCAGGGGGTGAGCGCGGATCTGATCGCGGAGCGCTGGGGCTTAAGCCGCAAGATGCTCGACGAGCTGGCGGTGGAGAGCCACCGCCGCGCCCTCTCAGCGATCGAGGAAGGGCGTTTTGAGCGCGAGATCGCCCCGGTTTTCGGTCTTTCTCAGGATGAGGGGCCGCGGGCCGACTCGACCTATGAGCGGGTGGCGAAGTTGCGTCCGGCCTTTCAGAAAGAGGGCGTGATCACGGCGGCAAGCTCCAGCCAGATCTCCGACGGGGCGGCGGCGGTGCTCATCGGTTCGGCGGAAGCTGGCGAGCGCCTGGGGCTGAAACCTCGGGCGCGGGTGCGCTCGATGGCGCTGGCCGGCGTGGACCCGACGATCATGCTCACCGGTCCGATTCCTGCGACCGAGAAGGCGCTTAAAAAAGCCGGGCTTGGCATGGAAGATATTGATCTTTTCGAGGTCAACGAGGCCTTTGCCTCGGTGGTGCTGGCCTGGGCCAGAGAGCTGGGTGGCTCCGATGGGATGGGGGCGCTCCTGGAGCGCACCAACGTCAATGGCGGCGCGATGGCGCTGGGGCATCCGCTGGGATGTTCGGGGGCGCGTCTGCTGACGACGCTTCTGCATGAGATGGAGCGTCGGGATGTGGAGCTGGGGCTGGCGACGCTTTGCATCGGGTTTGGGCAGGCAGTGGCTACGGTGATCGAGCGGGTCTGAGCGCGACTTCCGTGCGATGTGATGCGACGTCGAGGATGCCTTCTTGGGGCAGGGATACGAGAGGAGTGAAGATGGGTGCGTTTGATGGAAAGGTTGCGCTGGTCACCGGCGCCGGCGGCGGGTTGGGACGCGCGTACGCGCTGGCGCTGGCGAAGGAAGGGGCGGCGGTGGTGGTCAACGATCTGGGTGTGAGCCGCCACGGTGAGGATGAGGGGCAGGCCCTGGCCGAGAAGGTCGTCGACGAGATCAAAGCGCTGGGCGGCAAGGCCGTGGCCGACCGCGGTTCGGTCTCCAGCGCGGACGATGCGCAGGCGATGATTGCGCGTGCCATCGAGAACTTTGGGCGTTTGGATATTGTGATCAACAACGCCGGCATTCTGCGCGACAAGACGCTGGTGCGCATGGATGAGGCGATGTGGGATCAGGTCATTGATGTGCATCTTAAGGGCACCTTCCTGGTCACGAAGTTCGCTGTGGAGGCCATGATCAAGGCCGGCCAGGGCGGACGCATCATCAACACCTCCTCCTATGCGGGCCTTAAGGGCAACTTCGGGCAGACCAACTACGGCGCGGCCAAGGCGGGGATTGCAGGGCTTACGCGCGTGGTGGCGCTGGAGTGTGCTCGCTACAAGATCACCTGCAACGCGATCGCGCCGGTGGCCAAGACCCGCATGACCGAAGAGCTCGATATGGTGCCCGAGAGCTATGCGGCCGAAGACGTCGCGCCGCTGGTGATGTGGCTCGCGAGTGAGGAGGCCGCCGGGGTTTCGGGGCGAGTGTTTGGAGCGCATGGTCGCCACTATTTTGAGTATGTGGTGGAGACGACGCCCGGGGTGGAGCGGGAGGCGGCCTGGACGTTGGAGGCGGTCGGCAAGAACTTTGAGGCCATCACCGCGCCGGCCGGCACCGGCGGGGAGGCCGCCGGCGAAGATGCCGCAAAAGCGCGCGCGATCTTTGAGGCGCTCCCGCAGGTCTTCGACAGCGAGGCCGGCGCCAGCTGGGACGCCGGGCTGGTCTTTGCGGTGCGCGGCGCCGGCACGTACGGGCTGCGCGTGGCGGGTGGGAGCGCATCGTTTGTGGAGGGCAAGCCCGATAAAGTGAGCGCGAAGGTGGAGTTCGACAGCCCGCAGACGCTCATTGAGCTTGCCGCCGGCCAGCTCTCGGCACAGAAGGCTTTTATGGCCGGGAAGATCAAAGCCGATAATATGGGGGCGTTGATGAAGTTCGCATCCTACTTCGACCTTCAGGCCGCCGGGGCGATCGCCGGTGGCGAGTCGAAGGAAGATGCACAAGCAAGGAGCGCTGTTTCGGAGGGGGGCGGTGAAGGGGCCGAAGGCCCCAACGGGGAGGTTGTGGGCAAAACGTTCAAGATGCCCGCGCGTCACCTCAAGCCTTCCGAGATGATCGCGTATGCGGAGGCGGTCGATGATCGCCAGGCGCGCTACTTGAGCGAAGAGGCCGAGGGGGGGCTTGTGGCCGCGCCGCTCTTTGCGGTGCAGCCGCTCATTGGCGCGCTGGAGGCGGCGATGAGTGATGATGAGCTCAACGCCGATATGCTGCGCCTGGTGCACGGGGAGCAGGAGATGATCTTCCACGATGTGCTGCGCCCCTGGGATCTCGTCTCGCCGCGTTCGGAGATCGCGTCGGTGGAGGAGAAGTCGTCGGGGTGGCTCATTGAGGTGCGTCAGCGCCTGATGCGGGAGGGGGAAGTTGTGGTGGAGGCGTCGAGCGCGCTCTTTGTGCGTAAGCCTTCGGATGGCTCGAACACGAAGAAGAACAACGACTCGAAGAAGGCGCGCGCTGGCGAGGAGGAGCGGGAGTCGCCGGAGGTTGTGTTTAGCCAGGAGCAGGTGGTGGCCGAGGATCAGCCCCGGCGTTACGCGGCGGCCTCGGGCGATCATAACCCCATTCACGTCGATGAGGAGGTGGCCCGCGCAGCGGGGCTTCCGGATGTGATCTTACACGGGCTCTGCACCATGGCTTTTGCGGCGCGCGCAGCGGTGGAGGGCGTGGCTGACGGACGCGTCGAGGGGCTCAAGCGCATGAAGGTGCGTTTTGCGCGGCCGGTGTTCCGCGGGCAGCAGCTGACGACGCGCATCTGGGAGGTGGAGCCGGGGCGATATGGCCTGGAGACGCTCAACGAGAAAGGCCAGCCGGTGTTGACGCACGGAGAAGTTGAGATTGGCTGAGCCTGATGTGCGCCGCGGCGCGATGACGCGCCGCGGCGTTTGCAATGTGTTTGAGGCCGCGGCTACCATTCGAGCATCGCGACGACGATGCGCAGCAGTTGATTTTACACGATCGCCACCGGCCGCCTTCGGGCAGCGCCGCGGCATGATGAACGGGTTTTGGGCATGAGAGAGCGGGTGATGAAAAAGCAGCGTAACCTTATCGGGCTGGCGATCTTAGCTGCCGGTGTGATGTTCACCGGCGCCTGCTCCGGCGATGACGTCGGCGGCACCGACACTCCCGAGACCGACGTTGTGGCCGACAGTGGTGATGACGCAGGCGATGCCGGCGGCGATACGACGCCCGATGGCGGCGAAGACACCGATACCGCCGGAGAGCCCGACGGTGGCGATGTCGACGTGCCCGATGCCGAAGTGCCGGATGCCGACGTCGATCCGGGACCCGATGAGGATGATTATCCTCCGGTCGAGTGCGCCTATCCTTCCGAGGATGAGAGCTGCCCCGATGGTCCTTTTGGGCCGGGGACTTATTTTTCGAAGTTTGAGATCGTGACCGATAAGACCTGCTGCGCCGACATCGATGGCGACGGGTCGATCGACAACTACCTGGGCAACGATGTGGTGGGCACGCTCGGGCCGCTGCTCGGTGGCGATGTGAATGGAAACATCCAGCTCGCCATCGACAACGGGCTGCTTATGTACTTGATGGAGGCTCGCAGCTGGGGCAAC from Lujinxingia vulgaris harbors:
- a CDS encoding SDR family NAD(P)-dependent oxidoreductase gives rise to the protein MGAFDGKVALVTGAGGGLGRAYALALAKEGAAVVVNDLGVSRHGEDEGQALAEKVVDEIKALGGKAVADRGSVSSADDAQAMIARAIENFGRLDIVINNAGILRDKTLVRMDEAMWDQVIDVHLKGTFLVTKFAVEAMIKAGQGGRIINTSSYAGLKGNFGQTNYGAAKAGIAGLTRVVALECARYKITCNAIAPVAKTRMTEELDMVPESYAAEDVAPLVMWLASEEAAGVSGRVFGAHGRHYFEYVVETTPGVEREAAWTLEAVGKNFEAITAPAGTGGEAAGEDAAKARAIFEALPQVFDSEAGASWDAGLVFAVRGAGTYGLRVAGGSASFVEGKPDKVSAKVEFDSPQTLIELAAGQLSAQKAFMAGKIKADNMGALMKFASYFDLQAAGAIAGGESKEDAQARSAVSEGGGEGAEGPNGEVVGKTFKMPARHLKPSEMIAYAEAVDDRQARYLSEEAEGGLVAAPLFAVQPLIGALEAAMSDDELNADMLRLVHGEQEMIFHDVLRPWDLVSPRSEIASVEEKSSGWLIEVRQRLMREGEVVVEASSALFVRKPSDGSNTKKNNDSKKARAGEEERESPEVVFSQEQVVAEDQPRRYAAASGDHNPIHVDEEVARAAGLPDVILHGLCTMAFAARAAVEGVADGRVEGLKRMKVRFARPVFRGQQLTTRIWEVEPGRYGLETLNEKGQPVLTHGEVEIG
- a CDS encoding thiolase family protein, which encodes MAEAYVYEAVRSPIGRRKGGLSEVRPDELAAAVLRALVERAGVDAAEIEDVIMGCVTQLGEQGLNIARNATLVAGFPITVCGTTVNRMCGSSLTTINFAAQAVMSGAHDLVVGAGVESMSRVAMGSDSGPLSDLLTDRFDIVSQGVSADLIAERWGLSRKMLDELAVESHRRALSAIEEGRFEREIAPVFGLSQDEGPRADSTYERVAKLRPAFQKEGVITAASSSQISDGAAAVLIGSAEAGERLGLKPRARVRSMALAGVDPTIMLTGPIPATEKALKKAGLGMEDIDLFEVNEAFASVVLAWARELGGSDGMGALLERTNVNGGAMALGHPLGCSGARLLTTLLHEMERRDVELGLATLCIGFGQAVATVIERV
- a CDS encoding histidine triad nucleotide-binding protein — encoded protein: MSDETIFSKIIRGELPCDKVYETDEVLAFRDINPAAPVHVLVIPKKPIVNVGHAEEDDALLLGKLMLAAKEVARLEGLEESGFRLVVNNGAEVGQTVFHLHVHVLGGRDFSWPPG
- a CDS encoding YegS/Rv2252/BmrU family lipid kinase, whose product is MIQQNATIYMVLNPSSAADEALRELVSELREGGYRVCPRCTWEEGDGARAVAEAAADNAQLVVACGGDGTLHEVANALMTLDAAQRPAMAGLPYGTGNDFLTALGVDPKSGAAQLADWLGGEPWPVDVGRINDRHFINMATAGVGATVTAETSRGFKDVAGSLAYFVKAIPAAFDMPVHHLNARAPGLEWEGEAAFIFVGNGPQSGGGWNFCPAAQIDDGLLDLVIVPAMGLTEMIAQMRELVKQPDAVDCHDIIYRQVKEAHLRFEEEVPLNLDGESFPGQEFKFSVIPGVLSFLGPRAPTVSAEDDGAESDQGGAKVLGEEGEIRPDPRA